The following coding sequences lie in one Globicephala melas chromosome 15, mGloMel1.2, whole genome shotgun sequence genomic window:
- the MC3R gene encoding melanocortin receptor 3, with product MNASSCLLSAQPTLPNGSEHLSFSNQSGKSFCEQVFIKPEVFLALGIISLMENILVVLAVVRNSNLHSPMYFFLCSLAVADMLVSVSNALETIMIAIVNSDYLTFEDQFLQHMDNVFDSMICISLVASICNLLAIAVDRYTSIFYALRYHSIMTVRKALGLIAAIWLCCGVCGVVFIVYSESKMVIVCLVTMFLAMLLLMGTLYVHMFLFARLHVKRIAALPPAAGVAPQQHSCMRGAVTITILLGVFIFCWAPFFLHLIFIITCPTNPYCVCYTAHFNTYLVLIMCNSVIDPLIYAFRSLELRNTFKEILCSCNGMSVG from the coding sequence ATGAATGCTTCGAGCTGCCTGCTCTCTGCTCAACCAACGTTGCCTAATGGCTCAGAGCACCTTTCCTTCAGCAACCAGAGCGGCAAGAGCTTCTGCGAGCAGGTTTTCATCAAGCCTGAGGTCTTTCTGGCTCTGGGCATCATCAGCTTGATGGAGAACATCCTGGTCGTCCTGGCCGTGGTCAGGAACAGCAACCTGCACTCTCCCATGTACTTCTTCCTCTGCAGCCTGGCCGTGGCCGACATGCTGGTGAGCGTGTCCAACGCCCTGGAGACCATCATGATCGCCATCGTCAACAGCGACTACCTGACCTTCGAGGACCAGTTCCTGCAGCACATGGACAACGTCTTCGACTCCATGATCTGCATCTCCCTGGTGGCCTCCATCTGCAACCTCCTGGCCATCGCCGTCGACAGGTACACCAGCATCTTCTACGCGCTCCGCTACCACAGCATCATGACCGTGAGGAAGGCGCTAGGCCTGATCGCGGCCATCTGGCTATGCTGTGGCGTCTGCGGCGTGGTGTTCATCGTCTACTCTGAGAGCAAGATGGTCATCGTGTGCCTCGTCACCATGTTCCTCGCCATGCTGCTCCTCATGGGCACCCTCTACGTGCACATGTTCCTCTTTGCCCGGCTGCACGTCAAGCGCATCGCGGCACTGCCACCCGCCGCTGGGGTGGCGCCGCAGCAGCACTCGTGCATGAGGGGGGCCGTCACCATCACCATCCTGCTGGGGGTGTTCATCTTCTGCTGGGCCCCCTTCTTTCTCCATCTCATCTTCATCATAACCTGCCCCACCAACCCCTACTGCGTCTGCTACACGGCCCACTTCAACACCTACCTGGTCCTCATAATGTGCAACTCCGTCATCGACCCCCTGATCTACGCCTTCCGCAGCCTGGAGCTGCGCAACACCTTCAAGGAGATTCTCTGCAGCTGCAACGGCATGAGCGTTGGATAG